One genomic segment of Immundisolibacter sp. includes these proteins:
- a CDS encoding PAS domain-containing sensor histidine kinase, with the protein MAEEPAASRLTDLIADDSQARLTWRPLFWFNLLRLVTAALLLGLTLIEPPLKPLGMTAPELYRLAAVAYLASAVAGFAVLALRWPRFNLQVTLLVMVDVVAITVLAHASGGLPSGLGILLLIVVAGGGLLVSGRLAFLYAAMAALAVLGESLYRVNLTDQVPTYAQAGLLGASCFGAAALAYEMARRVRRSATLASRRQGEAVVLARLNDEIIQRMQTGVLVVDQERRVRLANRSAERLLGSTLDPGCTVAELSLQLGRSLTLWQAGRDPLVSGGSDAYAPRFAALGSGQAADTLIFLDDTAAVNQQAQLLKLAALGRLVASIAHQVRNPLGAISHAAQLLAEDAQLGADQQRLVSITLRQTERVNRIIEEVLALGRPQPVEIELLDLGPWLEQSIDAYCASHQVPRTAIALEASSGVVTRGAPGQLQQVLENLLDNGLRYAADAVPPQVIVRVRQSVSLSRPVIEVEDRGPGVPTEEHAHLFEPFHTSRADGTGLGLFMARELCTANQARIEYYAPAFGGAGFRIVLADRRRRQLI; encoded by the coding sequence GTGGCTGAAGAACCTGCCGCCAGTCGGCTGACCGACCTCATCGCCGACGATTCGCAGGCGCGCCTGACCTGGCGACCGTTGTTCTGGTTCAATTTATTGCGCCTGGTCACGGCCGCACTGCTGCTGGGGCTGACGCTTATCGAGCCGCCGCTGAAGCCACTGGGGATGACTGCCCCGGAGCTTTATCGCCTGGCGGCGGTGGCTTATCTGGCCAGTGCCGTGGCCGGTTTCGCGGTGCTTGCCCTGCGCTGGCCGCGGTTCAACCTGCAAGTCACCCTGCTGGTCATGGTCGACGTGGTGGCCATTACAGTGCTTGCGCATGCCAGTGGCGGTTTGCCTAGCGGGCTGGGCATCCTGTTGCTGATTGTGGTCGCCGGTGGTGGGCTTCTGGTGTCGGGCCGGCTGGCTTTTTTGTATGCCGCCATGGCGGCGTTGGCGGTCCTCGGCGAAAGTCTGTATCGCGTGAACCTGACCGACCAGGTTCCGACCTACGCGCAGGCTGGCCTGCTGGGTGCTTCGTGTTTTGGCGCGGCGGCGCTGGCGTACGAAATGGCCCGTCGGGTACGGCGCAGCGCCACGCTGGCGAGCCGACGCCAGGGCGAGGCGGTGGTGCTGGCTCGCCTGAACGATGAGATCATCCAGCGCATGCAGACCGGGGTGCTGGTAGTGGATCAGGAGCGTCGCGTGCGGCTCGCCAACCGCTCCGCCGAGCGTCTTCTCGGGAGTACCCTTGACCCGGGATGTACGGTCGCCGAGCTGTCACTGCAACTGGGGCGTTCGCTCACCTTGTGGCAGGCCGGTCGTGATCCGCTGGTGTCTGGCGGGAGCGACGCTTACGCGCCCCGTTTCGCCGCACTGGGCAGTGGCCAGGCCGCCGACACCCTGATTTTTCTGGACGACACCGCGGCGGTGAACCAGCAAGCGCAGCTGCTCAAGCTGGCCGCGCTCGGGCGCCTGGTGGCGAGCATCGCGCACCAGGTGCGCAATCCCCTGGGCGCAATCAGCCACGCCGCGCAGTTGCTCGCCGAAGACGCCCAGTTGGGCGCTGACCAGCAACGGCTGGTGTCGATTACCCTGCGTCAAACGGAGCGGGTGAATCGGATCATCGAAGAAGTACTGGCGTTGGGTCGCCCGCAGCCGGTCGAGATCGAACTGCTGGATCTGGGGCCCTGGCTGGAACAGTCGATTGACGCCTACTGTGCGAGCCATCAGGTGCCACGCACCGCCATTGCGCTGGAAGCCAGTTCTGGTGTTGTAACGCGTGGAGCGCCCGGGCAGCTGCAGCAGGTGCTGGAGAACCTGCTCGACAACGGGCTGCGTTACGCGGCTGATGCTGTACCTCCCCAGGTGATCGTGCGAGTTCGCCAGTCGGTTTCGCTCAGCCGGCCGGTTATCGAGGTGGAAGATCGTGGTCCCGGCGTGCCGACGGAGGAACATGCGCATCTGTTCGAGCCGTTTCACACCAGCCGGGCCGACGGCACCGGCCTGGGCTTGTTCATGGCGCGTGAACTGTGTACCGCCAATCAGGCGCGTATCGAGTATTACGCTCCGGCATTCGGCGGCGCGGGCTTTCGCATCGTGCTGGCGGACCGTCGGCGCCGGCAGTTGATATGA